A genomic segment from Nicotiana tabacum cultivar K326 chromosome 7, ASM71507v2, whole genome shotgun sequence encodes:
- the LOC107812094 gene encoding putative F-box/FBD/LRR-repeat protein At3g49480 isoform X2 — MQVMMLLLKYSPNLEVLKLWSEDEFWSVNWKLHDPDESIVCLESHLKSIQLNGFKGQQNEIELLRFFLKNAQVLEKLTIVWDEYASKSEKASVEVLKFPRTSSHVFLTFRGAKPKPSSPNWRNKGLQLSFNFLNSSSTFSQLLRLSYTGE, encoded by the exons ATGCAAGTCATGATGTTATTGCTCAAATATTCTCCTAATCTGGAGGTTCTAAAATTGTGGTCCGAG GATGAATTCTGGAGTGTGAATTGGAAGCTGCATGATCCTGATGAAAGCATTGTATGCTTGGAATCTCATCTAAAGTCAATTCAGTTGAATGGTTTCAAAGGTCAACAAAACGAGATAGAACTACTAAGGTTTTTTCTGAAGAATGCACAAGTTTTGGAAAAGCTGACGATTGTTTGGGACGAGTATGCTTCTAAATCAGAAAAGGCATCAGTTGAGGTTTTGAAGTTTCCTAGAACGTCTTCACACGTTTTTCTGACATTTCGTGGTGCCAAGCCCAAACCAAGTTCTCCTAACTG GAGAAACAAGGGCCTACAATTAAGCTTCAACTTCCTCAACAG CTCATCCACCTTTTCCCAACTACTGAGGCTGTCCTATACAGGAGAAtaa
- the LOC142162185 gene encoding putative F-box/FBD/LRR-repeat protein At5g62970, which translates to MAIKSNVKIRVLLGNYLVRFVLIVDIYGIFDKVDIFRWIHATTRRNVQELLLEFCLDEPFELPYCVASCESLQVLKLNLSGDILKLPNHLGFCQLKLLHLENVELSDQQLTNCLFSKCHLLENLILHECSLGAMTLLDIASTSLIYVTFGTDYYNVESYGDCEVKICCPNLKFLKYKAPMPKDIIFENLFSIEDVRIVFTDRIRSLEETGILVHKMIKEVPSTSVLKLCKASFSVSLSL; encoded by the exons ATGGCCATTAAGTCAAATGTGAAAATAAGGGTTTTACTG GGCAACTATCTTGTCCGTTTTGTTCTCATTGTCGATATCTACGGTATCTTTGATAAAGTAGATATTTTTCGGTGGATTCATGCTACAACAAGGCGAAATGTTCAAGAACTTTTGTTAGAATTTTGTCTTGATGAGCCATTTGAGTTACCATATTGTGTTGCATCTTGTGAATCTTTGCAAGTTTTAAAGCTAAACTTGTCTGGGGACATACTCAAACTGCCTAATCATTTGGGATTTTGTCAACTGAAATTGCTCCATCTTGAGAACGTGGAGTTATCAGACCAGCAATTGACAAATTGTTTGTTCTCAAAATGTCACCTCCTCGAAAATTTGATTTTACACGAATGTAGTTTAGGAGCCATGACACTACTTGATATTGCTTCAACATCTCTTATTTATGTTACTTTTGGAACTGACTATTATAATGTGGAGAGTTATGGCGATTGTGAAGTCAAAATTTGTTGCCCCAATCTCAAGTTCTTAAAATATAAAGCTCCAATGCCAAAGGATATAATCTTTGAGAATCTGTTTTCAATAGAAGATGTTCGTATCGTCTTTACTGATAGGATCCGCTCACTTGAAGAAACTGGTATACTCGTGCATAAGATGATCAAAGAGGTTCCTTCTACATCAGTTTTGAAGCTATGCAAGGCTTCCTTTTCGGTAAGCTTATCTCTTTAG
- the LOC107812094 gene encoding putative F-box/FBD/LRR-repeat protein At3g49480 isoform X1, with amino-acid sequence MQVMMLLLKYSPNLEVLKLWSEDEFWSVNWKLHDPDESIVCLESHLKSIQLNGFKGQQNEIELLRFFLKNAQVLEKLTIVWDEYASKSEKASVEVLKFPRTSSHVFLTFRGAKPKPSSPNWSCWMQRLLIVLVAGHWRSREWRLEGEFADA; translated from the exons ATGCAAGTCATGATGTTATTGCTCAAATATTCTCCTAATCTGGAGGTTCTAAAATTGTGGTCCGAG GATGAATTCTGGAGTGTGAATTGGAAGCTGCATGATCCTGATGAAAGCATTGTATGCTTGGAATCTCATCTAAAGTCAATTCAGTTGAATGGTTTCAAAGGTCAACAAAACGAGATAGAACTACTAAGGTTTTTTCTGAAGAATGCACAAGTTTTGGAAAAGCTGACGATTGTTTGGGACGAGTATGCTTCTAAATCAGAAAAGGCATCAGTTGAGGTTTTGAAGTTTCCTAGAACGTCTTCACACGTTTTTCTGACATTTCGTGGTGCCAAGCCCAAACCAAGTTCTCCTAACTG GAGCTGTTGGATGCAGAGGTTGTTGATAGTACTCGTAGCTGGTCATTGGAGATcgcgag AATGGAGGCTGGAGGGAGAATTTGCAGATGCATGA